The sequence below is a genomic window from Nitrosomonas sp..
CATTACTCGCCAACGAAACACTGAACCCTGCATTCTCTAATGCAGTCTGCATCAGCAGTCTGATGGTTGCATCATCATCAGCCACCAGAACTTTAAATGACACTGCTTTCATCATTTCTCAATATCTTTTTTATTTCGTCGATGACTTGACTGTATTGTTGCTCTAAACTTTCTTGCAGTTTCGTGGCGGGCTCAAGTTCCCCTACACGGCCAAAGGATTCCAATTCCTTGGCCATATTTGATAATCCTTCAGCACCAATATTGGCCGAACTTGATTTTAAGGCATGCGCCGTCCGCCGTAACCCCTCAGCATCGCCATATAAGATTGAGTGTCCAATCTGACGAACCAGACTTTCAGTATTTTCAAGAAAGGTACTAAGAATCTTATGCACCAATTCATTGCCATGTGACGCATCAAGCTCTCGAATTTGATCAAGCTGTTTAAAATTTATGACTGAAGTATTCTCTGTTTGGAGATTTGCGATCGCCTTGCCTGCTTTTTCAGTGTTATTTGATTTAACCGCTTCTGCAGATATCCAATGCGAGATTACATGTTGCAATTGTTCAAGCGTATAAGGTTTTGAAATAAAATCATTCATTCCCATGTTGATGCAATTTTCGCGATCGTCTGTCGTAGCATTCGCAGTAACAGCGATAATCGGAGTATGCACATTATTTTCGCATTCTTTACGAATGAGTGAAGTTGCCTCGAAACCATCCATAATTGGCATCTGACAATCCATCAAGATAATATCGTATTGCGTTCTGGAAGCAAGCTCCAGCGCTTCCTTGCCATTTTTGGCAAGTTCAACTTCCATACCGAGTTTGGCCAACATCGCCAAGGCCACATCCTGGTTAACTGGATTGTCTTCAGCAAGTAAAACCTTGCCACGGGAGTTTAAGATAATTTGTTCGAGCGAATCTTGTCGCGATGGAGGATTTGAAGTAGAAAAATCAGGCGAATTATTGATAGCACTCGAAATTAATTCAAATAATTCTTGTTGACGTATGGGTTTATTGACGCAATGCAAATTACCGAGTCTCTGTCGCAGCGCTTCGACCTCGTCAACATGGCAATAACTTGAAGTCAACAGCAATACACGCGTTTTAGACAAATTGGTGTCCGTATGAATTTTTTCCGCCAACTGCAACCCGTTCATTCCCGGCATATTCAGATCCAAAATGGCGAATTGATAGGGATTCCCATTATCAAATGCTCGATTCATAAGTTCGAGCGCCTGCTCAGCGCCGTCAGCACAAGAAGCGTTCATCCGCCAGTTCTTAAGATAAGCTTCCAGGATCTCTCTGTTGGTTTTATTGTCGTCAACCACCAGGACATTCATATTTTCTAACGTATTTTCTTGCAGGCTATTTTGTTCAAAATTGGCCTTTTTCAGTTGAAGATCAATCCTAAATTTTGAACCATGGCCCAACGAACTTTCAACTGAAATTGTGCCACCCATTAATTCAATCAAACTTTTACAAATACTCAGACCAAGACCTGTTCCTCCGTATTGACGCGTTGTAGAACCATCTGCTTGAGTAAAATGTTTGAAAATATTTTCTTGTTGATGGGAATCTATACCCAACCCTGTATCCTCAACACTGATACTGATTGTAGCGTCGGATTCGGCCTCATTCTCTACTCGGGCACGAACAACGATCTCTCCCTCTGCTGTAAATTTAATGGCATTGCTCAGCAGATTCACAATGACCTGGCGTAATCGGAAAGAATCTCCTTTAAACTGGAAAGCGTTGTCTGGCGGCATAAATTGAACCGCCAGTTCAAGCTTTTTTTCATCGGCCTGCTGTGAGAACATTAGCATTGTATCTTCAATTAGCTTTATCAGTGAAAAATCAATCGTCTCTAGCTGCAAATGACCGGATTCTATTTTTGAGAAGTCGAGAATATCGTTTATTATCCCCAACAAATGTTGGCCTGAGCGTTGTACTGTTTCAGCAAAATGCCTCTGATCTGTATTCAACCGACTACCCAAAAGTAAATCGATCATGCCAAGAATTCCGTTCATCGGTGTACGGATTTCGTGACTCATGGTTGCAAGAAATTCACTTTTGGCTTTACTGGACGATTCAGCCGCTTCTTTCGCAATCACCAGTTCTTCTGTTCGAATAGCAACTTCTTCTTCCAAATGATCCAAATGATTCGCTAATTTTGCATCGCGCTCTTGGATCACATCAAGCATGCTATTAAATCCATTAGCCAGCGTATTCAGCTCAAGAATATTGCTTGGCACTGTTCTGACCGAATAGTTTGCATTATGCGAAACATGTTCGATAACACCAGAAAGTTGATTGAGTGGATTCAGTACCGATTTATTGAGTTGCTGCAATAGCAGATGCGCGATAATCAGTGCGGCAATTGCAGCAACTATTGTGATAACAATTTGCAATAGAATCTGCTGGTAGAGTGTATACAGACTAATTTCCAGGTAAAGGCCACCCAGAAGCTGGTCGTTCATGTGAACAGGTTCAATAATTGAAATGAAATTGATATTCCACTGAAAGTCTTCTTTAAGCGAATTTAATTGTTGAGGAGGAATATTTCTGCCAATATGATATTGAGAAATGAGTACGCTTTTATCATCATACAAAGCAGCTGCGTGAACTTCTTTCGTGTTACTTAGAGAATGCAAAAGCGTTTCCGCTGCCGCAGTGTCTTGAAACATTATTGAAGCCGTTGCATTTTCAACCAATAATTTAGCAGTGGAATGACTCTTTTCCAGTAAAGAAAAATAATTAATTAGAAAACTGCTTAAGATGACAACAATAGCGAACAGAAAAATGGCAGTGCTTTGTGTGGCAAAACTTATTTCTTGCAATCTGGAACGTAATGTAGTCACAGATGGGGATGTTGAAGTTTGCATAACCGATTTAGTTTTAAGAGGCCGTAATAAAATGTAGTCCTTCTTTAAACGGAAGATATTAAATGAAATTTATGTAAGGAAAACGTTAAACTCCATGGCAATTGTCTTTCTATTTCAAATAAATAGAAATATTTGGTATTAAACAGGTTATGTCGATGAGAAAACTGAATATGCATTGGCCGACTATGTTATTGAATTCCCGGCACATAGCACGGTATACCTTGCAGGAAATGATATTCTTTTGCCAAAAATCGAAGGCAGCGCATGGACGCCGACAAGCGCACAGAACCCGGCAAATACAGATGAATTCAGCATTAGCACACAACGGCATCAAGTGCATCAAAAGGGAAAATGGGGAGTATTAGAAATTCTGTGTCATTCCTTTAGTATTAAATTTTATAGGAGTGACGAATGAACAAGACTACAGTGCAATTTGATTTTGAAGAAGCCTTGGAATCCTTGAAAGCGGGGCGGAATTTGAATGGAAAAGATGGCATATTAACGCCATTGATCAAACAACTCACTGAAGCTGCATTGGCGGCGGAACTTGAACAGCATATCAAATCCGGGGATGAACAGAACCGGAAGAATGGCACGACGCCAAAGACTGTAAAATCAGCATCAGGTAGTTTTCAACTGGAAACACCCAGAGACCGCAACGGTACATTTGAACCACAGTTGGTTAAAAAGCATCAGACCCATCTTACCGATGAAATCGAACGCAAGATTTTATCGTTATTTGCGTTGGGTTCCAGCTATCAGGATATTTCTGGGCATATTGCCGAACTGTACGGCATTGATGTTTCAACGGCGACGATCAGCGCAGTCACAGATAAGCTTATTCCGGAGCTTAGGGAATGGCAACAGCGCCCGCTGGATAGTCACTATCCGTTCGTATGGCTGGATGCCATACATCACAAGGTGAAAGAAGACAGCCGTTATATCAGCAAGGCAGTCTATACCGTACTTGGCTTAAACATTGAAGGAAAGAAGGAAGTACTGGGGTTGTATGTATCGGAAAGCGAAGGCGCCCGGTTCTGGCTTTCCGTACTGGCAGACTTAAATAACCGTGGCGTACGGGATATCCTTATTGCCGCCGTTGATGGACTCGTGGGTTTTCCTGAGGCAATCAACAGTATTTTTCCTGAAACCGAGGTTCAGTTGTGCATTATTCATCAAATCCGCAATTCGATGAAATATGTGGCGTCAAAAAATCAAAAAGCATTCATGGCTGACCTGAAACCGGTATACAAAGCGCCGACCATTGATGCAGCCGAAGATGCGCTTGATGCACTGGAAGCCAAATGGGGAAAACACTATCCCATCGTGATTCAATCCTGGCGCAACAAATGGGAAAATTTATCGGTATACTTCAAATATCCTGAACCGATACGCCGTGTGATTTATACAACCAACACGATTGAGGCCGTTCATCGTCAATTTCGCAAACTGACAAAAACCAAAGGTGGATTTCCGAATGAAAACAGTCTGTTGAAATTATTGTATGTTGGTATCAAAAACGCCAGCAAAAAATGGACAAT
It includes:
- a CDS encoding response regulator is translated as MQTSTSPSVTTLRSRLQEISFATQSTAIFLFAIVVILSSFLINYFSLLEKSHSTAKLLVENATASIMFQDTAAAETLLHSLSNTKEVHAAALYDDKSVLISQYHIGRNIPPQQLNSLKEDFQWNINFISIIEPVHMNDQLLGGLYLEISLYTLYQQILLQIVITIVAAIAALIIAHLLLQQLNKSVLNPLNQLSGVIEHVSHNANYSVRTVPSNILELNTLANGFNSMLDVIQERDAKLANHLDHLEEEVAIRTEELVIAKEAAESSSKAKSEFLATMSHEIRTPMNGILGMIDLLLGSRLNTDQRHFAETVQRSGQHLLGIINDILDFSKIESGHLQLETIDFSLIKLIEDTMLMFSQQADEKKLELAVQFMPPDNAFQFKGDSFRLRQVIVNLLSNAIKFTAEGEIVVRARVENEAESDATISISVEDTGLGIDSHQQENIFKHFTQADGSTTRQYGGTGLGLSICKSLIELMGGTISVESSLGHGSKFRIDLQLKKANFEQNSLQENTLENMNVLVVDDNKTNREILEAYLKNWRMNASCADGAEQALELMNRAFDNGNPYQFAILDLNMPGMNGLQLAEKIHTDTNLSKTRVLLLTSSYCHVDEVEALRQRLGNLHCVNKPIRQQELFELISSAINNSPDFSTSNPPSRQDSLEQIILNSRGKVLLAEDNPVNQDVALAMLAKLGMEVELAKNGKEALELASRTQYDIILMDCQMPIMDGFEATSLIRKECENNVHTPIIAVTANATTDDRENCINMGMNDFISKPYTLEQLQHVISHWISAEAVKSNNTEKAGKAIANLQTENTSVINFKQLDQIRELDASHGNELVHKILSTFLENTESLVRQIGHSILYGDAEGLRRTAHALKSSSANIGAEGLSNMAKELESFGRVGELEPATKLQESLEQQYSQVIDEIKKILRNDESSVI
- a CDS encoding IS256 family transposase, whose amino-acid sequence is MNKTTVQFDFEEALESLKAGRNLNGKDGILTPLIKQLTEAALAAELEQHIKSGDEQNRKNGTTPKTVKSASGSFQLETPRDRNGTFEPQLVKKHQTHLTDEIERKILSLFALGSSYQDISGHIAELYGIDVSTATISAVTDKLIPELREWQQRPLDSHYPFVWLDAIHHKVKEDSRYISKAVYTVLGLNIEGKKEVLGLYVSESEGARFWLSVLADLNNRGVRDILIAAVDGLVGFPEAINSIFPETEVQLCIIHQIRNSMKYVASKNQKAFMADLKPVYKAPTIDAAEDALDALEAKWGKHYPIVIQSWRNKWENLSVYFKYPEPIRRVIYTTNTIEAVHRQFRKLTKTKGGFPNENSLLKLLYVGIKNASKKWTMPILNWNLTLSQLAIYFEGRLDAALDL